One segment of Brassica napus cultivar Da-Ae chromosome C3, Da-Ae, whole genome shotgun sequence DNA contains the following:
- the LOC111204610 gene encoding mitochondrial uncoupling protein 6-like has translation MGFKPFLEGGIAAIIAGALTHPLDLIKVRMQLQGEHSFSLDQNTNHNLDLNLPVKPYRPVFALDSLIGSISLLPSSTPAPSTSTRSSMTPFAVGAHIVKTEGPAALFSGVSATVLRQMLYSATRMGIYDFLKRKWTDRLTGNFPLVTKIAAGLIAGAVGSAVGNPADVAMVRMQADGRLPLSRRRNYKSVVDAIERIVRHEGVSSLWRGSWLTVNRAMIVTASQLATYDHVKEIMIAGGRGTPGGIGTHAAASFAAGIVAAVASNPIDVVKTRMMNAEAESYGGPLDCAVKTVAEEGPMALYKGLVPTVTRQGPFTMILFVTLEQIRGLLKDVKF, from the exons ATGGGATTCAAACCATTTCTTGAAGGTGGCATCGCCGCAATCATCGCCGGAGCTTTGACTCACCCATTAGACCTCATCAAAGTTCGTATGCAGCTCCAAGGAGAACACTCTTTCTCTCTCGACCAAAACACTAACCATAATCTCGATCTTAATCTTCCCGTTAAACCTTATAGACCTGTTTTTGCCCTTGACTCTCTCATCGGCAGCATCTCCTTGCTACCTTCATCCACTCCCGCACCGTCCACGTCTACGCGCTCTAGCATGACCCCTTTCGCCGTTGGGGCCCACATTGTCAAAACCGAAGGACCCGCCGCTCTCTTCTCCGGCGTCTCCGCTACTGTCCTCCGTCAGATGCTTTACTCCGCCACTCGTATGGGTATTTACGACTTTCTTAAACGCAAGTGGACGGATCGACTTACCG GTAACTTCCCATTGGTCACAAAGATCGCAGCTGGACTCATCGCTGGAGCCGTCGGATCCGCCGTCGGGAACCCCGCTGACGTGGCAATGGTGAGAATGCAAGCTGACGGACGTTTACCATTAAGCCGCCGCAGAAACTACAAGAGCGTCGTGGATGCCATCGAGCGGATCGTGAGGCACGAAGGCGTCTCGAGCTTATGGCGTGGCTCGTGGTTAACCGTGAACCGAGCCATGATCGTGACGGCTTCTCAGCTCGCCACGTACGACCACGTGAAAGAAATTATGATCGCCGGAGGCCGTGGAACGCCGGGAGGAATCGGAACGCACGCGGCGGCGAGTTTCGCGGCGGGGATCGTTGCGGCGGTGGCGTCGAATCCGATAGACGTCGTGAAGACGAGGATGATGAATGCGGAGGCGGAGAGTTACGGTGGACCGTTGGATTGTGCGGTGAAGACTGTGGCGGAGGAAGGACCGATGGCTTTGTATAAGGGGCTTGTTCCGACGGTGACGAGGCAAGGACCGTTCACGATGATCTTGTTCGTTACGTTGGAACAGATTCGTGGTTTGTTAAAAGACgttaaattttga